Proteins encoded together in one Chryseobacterium sp. G0201 window:
- a CDS encoding DUF4099 domain-containing protein, with translation MSEEAQTTQTSKQEVPGPLSPDQLSDILLVLNKEKMRIEAVKGIGKNGELETLSTDKKNENQFMRVDKHGDVFSNFFSNFISQLKNPTKFSFFKVPFKIALNTADEIQKSIDAPSEKGSKILSKYLIDAEKQHENKPQNQNNMETQQTNQQAGQNTPETSQNAPAQTENRYKAEDIDWNTMSKLGLNQEKLEKMNVLEDLLKGFKTDKLIPVSLNLGTVITRMDARLSLQRNAEGEVTVAIHGIRKEPNLDYKFFGHEFTNEDKKNLLETGNMGRVVELDNLKNGEKIPSIISIDKLTNEIVALRTDRIKIPDKLKGLVLNTEQKQTLMEGKPLYLEGMTSNKGEPFDGRVQFNAEKRYVQFLFDNTIVAKLQDNQVKEIPKVFRDKELTDKQHADLKDGKSVKISGLVDKKGKEYEGYITLNIETGRTDFTFNNPNEIKASAQPSEEYKTQVAVNSEGKTNEATKNITEPLKSGQKEPDSKKQADQQAEKKEPAKKRGLKA, from the coding sequence ATGAGTGAAGAAGCCCAAACAACACAAACCTCTAAACAAGAAGTGCCTGGCCCGTTATCCCCGGATCAGCTGTCCGATATTTTGCTGGTTCTAAACAAGGAAAAAATGAGAATTGAAGCTGTAAAGGGAATTGGAAAAAATGGTGAGCTGGAAACTTTATCAACTGATAAGAAGAATGAGAACCAGTTTATGAGAGTGGATAAGCATGGAGATGTGTTTTCCAACTTCTTTTCCAATTTTATCAGCCAGCTTAAAAACCCGACCAAATTTTCATTTTTTAAGGTACCCTTTAAAATTGCACTTAACACTGCTGATGAAATTCAAAAGTCTATTGATGCTCCCTCTGAAAAAGGCAGTAAAATCCTTTCTAAATATCTAATAGATGCTGAGAAACAGCATGAAAATAAACCTCAAAATCAAAATAATATGGAAACGCAACAAACAAACCAGCAAGCTGGGCAAAATACGCCGGAAACCAGTCAAAATGCACCGGCTCAAACAGAAAATCGCTATAAGGCAGAAGACATCGATTGGAATACCATGTCCAAGCTTGGTCTTAATCAGGAAAAGTTAGAGAAAATGAACGTCTTGGAGGATTTATTAAAAGGCTTTAAAACAGATAAACTTATTCCTGTTAGTCTTAATCTTGGTACGGTAATCACCCGAATGGATGCTAGACTATCTCTGCAAAGGAACGCCGAGGGTGAAGTTACCGTTGCCATTCACGGAATCCGTAAAGAACCCAATTTAGACTATAAGTTCTTCGGACATGAGTTCACAAATGAAGACAAAAAGAATTTGCTGGAAACGGGAAATATGGGCCGAGTAGTTGAACTTGATAATCTTAAAAATGGAGAAAAAATTCCCTCTATCATTAGTATTGATAAGCTGACAAATGAAATCGTGGCTTTAAGAACAGATAGGATCAAGATCCCAGACAAGCTCAAAGGGCTTGTATTGAATACCGAACAAAAGCAGACTTTGATGGAAGGTAAACCCCTTTATCTGGAAGGAATGACCTCAAATAAAGGGGAGCCCTTTGACGGACGTGTGCAGTTTAATGCAGAAAAACGTTATGTGCAATTTTTGTTTGACAACACCATTGTGGCAAAACTACAGGATAATCAGGTTAAAGAAATTCCGAAAGTTTTCAGGGATAAGGAGCTAACTGATAAACAGCATGCAGATCTAAAAGATGGAAAGAGCGTGAAAATATCGGGGTTAGTGGATAAAAAAGGAAAGGAATATGAGGGTTACATCACTCTTAATATAGAAACGGGAAGAACAGATTTCACTTTTAATAATCCCAACGAGATAAAAGCAAGCGCCCAACCATCAGAAGAATACAAAACGCAGGTTGCAGTTAATTCAGAAGGAAAGACCAATGAGGCTACAAAAAATATTACAGAGCCATTAAAATCAGGACAGAAGGAGCCGGATAGTAAGAAACAAGCGGATCAACAGGCAGAGAAAAAGGAGCCCGCTAAGAAAAGAGGTCTTAAAGCATAA
- a CDS encoding type IA DNA topoisomerase, protein MKLIIAEKPSVGREIAALLGACEKHDGYLSGNSYCVTWAFGHLITLAMPEDYGIAGFNKESLPILPNPFELTIRKIKKEKSYVADLGALKQLKVIERKIKECESIIVATDAGREGELIFRYIYQYLKCNKPFERLWISSLTEKAIKQGFMNLKAGNDFDNLFYAAQSRSQADWLVGINASQALTISAGYGIYSLGRVQTPTLALICKRFIDNKNFSVQKYWQIQLNHTKELITFKSSSQTRWNDQKKAEDALKLIISKGTVTVRSAETKKVSEQSPLLFDLTGLQKECNKELNLTAEETLNIAQSLYEKQFITYPRTGSCYIPEDVWVDVPHLIKALNDRKSLIEAVSKLKWGHFSKRIVNDLKVTDHHGLLITDKIPTALSGNESAVYDMIALRLLESVCSPCKKEITTIITEVLHYEFSSKGTQIIEPGWRIIQGNFSDESEDGLEPLPVLKAGDDLVIKEAGVLEKQTKAPPLYSEASLLSAMEMCGKEIENDEERKVLQNIGIGTPATRAAIIETLFSRDYIIREKKSLLPTEKGLKVYNFIKEKKIADVAMTGEWELALQKIENGETSSEIFQNEIEHYTRLITDELLSASISSEKLPELICPKCKTRHLIIRDKIVKCPDVVCQWVLFRSICGVQLNLKEVENLIIKGKTTILKGMTSKAGKKFDARIVLNEKAETTFEFENNKFLKK, encoded by the coding sequence ATGAAATTAATAATCGCAGAAAAGCCAAGTGTTGGCCGCGAAATTGCCGCCTTATTGGGCGCTTGTGAAAAACATGATGGTTATCTATCCGGAAATTCATATTGCGTAACATGGGCCTTCGGACATCTGATCACCTTAGCTATGCCTGAAGATTACGGTATAGCTGGCTTCAATAAAGAATCCCTACCGATTCTTCCCAATCCATTTGAACTGACCATTAGGAAAATAAAAAAGGAAAAGTCTTACGTAGCTGATCTTGGCGCATTAAAACAGCTTAAAGTCATTGAAAGGAAAATAAAAGAGTGTGAGAGCATTATTGTAGCAACAGATGCGGGACGCGAGGGCGAACTGATCTTCCGATATATCTATCAATACCTAAAATGCAATAAACCATTTGAACGTTTGTGGATCAGTTCTCTGACGGAAAAGGCCATCAAACAGGGCTTTATGAACCTTAAGGCGGGAAATGATTTTGATAATTTGTTTTATGCTGCACAAAGCAGGAGCCAGGCAGACTGGCTGGTAGGTATTAATGCTTCACAAGCGCTGACGATTTCTGCCGGATACGGCATCTATTCATTAGGGAGGGTTCAGACACCAACATTGGCACTGATCTGTAAAAGATTTATTGATAATAAAAATTTTTCCGTCCAGAAATACTGGCAGATTCAATTGAACCATACCAAAGAGTTGATAACTTTTAAAAGTAGCTCTCAAACCAGATGGAATGATCAGAAAAAAGCGGAGGATGCATTAAAATTAATCATTAGTAAAGGAACAGTTACGGTTAGGAGTGCTGAGACAAAAAAGGTTTCAGAGCAGTCACCGCTGTTGTTTGATTTAACCGGTTTACAAAAGGAATGCAATAAGGAGCTGAATCTTACTGCCGAAGAAACTTTAAATATTGCTCAAAGTCTTTACGAAAAGCAGTTTATTACCTATCCACGCACGGGAAGCTGCTATATTCCAGAAGATGTGTGGGTTGATGTTCCACATTTGATTAAGGCATTGAATGACCGCAAGTCTTTAATCGAAGCTGTCTCAAAATTAAAGTGGGGTCACTTTAGCAAAAGGATCGTTAATGATTTAAAGGTAACCGACCATCATGGTTTACTCATTACGGATAAAATTCCTACGGCATTGTCTGGAAACGAATCAGCCGTTTATGATATGATCGCCCTTCGCCTGTTGGAATCTGTCTGTTCACCCTGCAAAAAAGAAATTACCACAATCATTACAGAAGTTCTTCATTATGAATTTTCCTCCAAAGGCACGCAGATCATTGAACCAGGGTGGCGCATCATTCAGGGGAACTTCAGTGATGAAAGTGAAGATGGTTTAGAGCCACTTCCAGTACTTAAAGCCGGTGATGATTTAGTCATCAAGGAAGCTGGTGTTCTCGAGAAACAGACCAAAGCGCCGCCCCTGTATAGTGAGGCAAGTTTACTATCTGCTATGGAAATGTGCGGAAAGGAAATTGAAAACGATGAAGAACGTAAAGTGCTTCAAAACATTGGCATCGGTACGCCTGCAACGCGTGCGGCCATTATAGAAACTTTATTTAGCCGCGATTACATCATACGAGAAAAAAAATCACTTCTTCCAACAGAAAAGGGACTCAAAGTTTACAACTTTATTAAGGAAAAGAAGATTGCAGATGTAGCGATGACGGGCGAATGGGAACTTGCTTTACAAAAGATCGAAAACGGCGAAACCTCCAGCGAAATTTTCCAAAACGAGATCGAGCATTATACCCGCTTAATTACTGATGAATTATTATCAGCTTCTATAAGTAGTGAAAAATTACCTGAATTAATTTGTCCAAAATGTAAAACCAGGCATCTAATTATCCGGGATAAGATTGTTAAATGTCCCGATGTTGTATGTCAATGGGTCTTGTTTCGTAGTATCTGTGGGGTTCAATTAAATTTAAAGGAGGTAGAAAATCTTATTATTAAAGGAAAGACCACAATCTTAAAAGGAATGACAAGCAAGGCCGGCAAAAAATTTGATGCACGCATTGTATTGAATGAAAAAGCAGAAACAACTTTTGAATTTGAAAATAACAAATTCCTAAAAAAGTAA
- a CDS encoding histone H1: MKELLEKINVELEKFITDADLQVEKGNKAAGTRARKSALELSKLFKNFRKISVEEAKK; encoded by the coding sequence ATGAAAGAACTATTAGAAAAAATCAATGTAGAGTTAGAAAAATTCATAACGGATGCTGATCTACAAGTAGAAAAAGGAAATAAAGCAGCAGGGACAAGAGCACGTAAATCAGCTTTGGAACTGAGTAAATTATTTAAGAATTTTAGAAAAATTTCGGTCGAAGAAGCTAAAAAGTAA
- a CDS encoding DUF1896 domain-containing protein encodes MKTTQNDLSYFTLRLQEHINNSFPELSTDPTFVSLRSALAANAYEGAFLSGNTIEQCNEIADFILFENLHLSKFDTILQVVCNEFDTIMADEELRPFALQMFPVCESVFKGYALSDDFANDIQYDLLYTELTGRIQLWIEEHGLQ; translated from the coding sequence ATGAAAACAACACAAAATGACCTTTCGTATTTCACCTTAAGATTACAGGAACATATTAATAACAGTTTTCCGGAACTATCAACAGACCCGACATTTGTTTCTCTGCGGTCTGCTTTGGCTGCGAACGCCTATGAGGGTGCATTTCTTTCTGGAAATACAATTGAACAGTGTAATGAAATTGCAGATTTTATCTTATTTGAAAACCTGCATTTATCAAAGTTTGATACGATCTTGCAGGTTGTCTGTAATGAGTTCGACACGATTATGGCCGATGAGGAGTTGCGGCCATTTGCTTTACAAATGTTTCCTGTTTGTGAATCTGTTTTCAAAGGTTACGCGCTGAGCGACGACTTTGCTAATGACATACAGTATGATTTGCTGTATACAGAATTAACGGGCAGGATTCAACTCTGGATTGAAGAACATGGCCTTCAATAA